From the genome of Candidatus Electrothrix communis, one region includes:
- a CDS encoding ATP-binding protein: protein MRKKRESDVMAGALPRGVYAIKKDIFCYILAGMVLLGLVYLFSVFWMYRQQDAARYEEWRETVDEIYLNRLSEAEKNLRSLLLVLRENPVLQQQFTAGDRKMLLETSRSLEQSLREEYHITHFYFHTPDRINFLRVHQPKRYGDRIDRLTIRQSAETGKITSGLEIGPLGTLTLRAVIPWYAGEQLIGYLELGRELASIASVFHQSDTVDGYLLTVNKQFVEHRGWILGMAMLNRPADWSAFSDRVIMVNTLPERFAYLGSEQKEQHRLQTFLHRFVFPKNMFYLIHDRPLVDVAGRHLGSLIFVHDELKELLLARRMNNFFLLTLLGLAVLLLIVYYHVLRRAELQLVESGAILEESRQQLALALEVADLGMWDWRPQQGDVVYTNDIFFTMLGYPAENLPFKMERWLELIHPDDLGGVLTVRRLFLDSDDSCYCREYRVRTVNGQWKWIRDVGRVVSRNRLGGAERFMGVHIDITQRKEAEAQMQGNYERLITFMETLPDAAFLKDGEGRWQLTNWTARDLFKIEGFSWQGRTDAELAEARPDWATAHLACIVSDREAWQAKKMFIEYEEVRGEDEQERVFEVRKMPLFFPDGRRRALVIIGRDITTERLAEKKLKKSEQFLAQTQQIAGLGSWRQYFPGNRQEWSPEMYALLELESVGTEASLASFLEVVHPDDRQLVSDTYIQAIRSRASFSIEHRLLMKDGRVKYVLERGEVEYDDEGHPLQSIGSVLDITARKRIEQELIEAQQHAEAASQAKSKFLANMSHELRTPMNAIIGMSKLALETELTDEQRNYIDKAHCSAGLLLGILNDILDFSKIEAGKMSLEIINYQLHAVFENLHNLIGLKAAEKGLFLHIDIADNVPDALQGDPLRLGQILVNLVNNAIKFTEKGSVAVSVELIERTENQVALHFSVTDTGIGMTPDQQNRLFQLFSQADSSITRKYGGTGLGLSICKRLVEMMGGKIWAESAHGQGSSFHFILPQQIGNVLASLEERSGVAEDLSRLHGIKILLVEDNDINQELAELMLSRQGMEVTVAGNGEEALSALGQQEFDGVLMDIQMPVMDGYTACVEIRKDPRYKDLPIIALTANVMAGDREKSRKAGMNGHIGKPFREEEMFATMVRLIRPETPPPVRERKQDEKETVKTFTGKEPMSFFGLAGIEAGKGMKNTMNDPEIYRQVLLLFRKDQGDFSRQFQESLTGDDPQAPTRLAHTLKGIAGTVGATQLQEEALRLEILCSEAGPEEAREEQFRRVTKGLDAVFVELDRFFG, encoded by the coding sequence ATGAGGAAAAAGAGAGAGAGTGATGTAATGGCGGGAGCTCTTCCCCGGGGTGTCTATGCTATTAAAAAAGATATATTTTGTTATATCCTGGCCGGAATGGTGTTGTTAGGATTGGTTTATCTCTTTTCGGTTTTCTGGATGTATCGGCAGCAGGATGCGGCTCGGTATGAGGAATGGAGGGAAACTGTTGATGAAATTTATTTAAACCGGCTCAGTGAAGCAGAAAAGAACCTGAGATCGCTTCTGTTGGTGCTGCGCGAAAATCCAGTCCTTCAGCAGCAATTTACGGCCGGAGACCGGAAAATGCTCCTGGAGACGAGTCGTTCTCTGGAGCAGAGCCTGCGTGAGGAGTATCATATCACCCATTTTTATTTTCACACGCCGGACAGGATTAATTTTCTCAGAGTGCATCAACCCAAACGTTATGGAGACAGGATTGATCGTTTGACTATCCGGCAGTCGGCCGAAACAGGAAAAATCACTTCTGGGCTGGAGATAGGGCCGTTGGGAACCCTGACGTTGCGGGCGGTTATTCCCTGGTATGCCGGGGAACAACTGATCGGTTATCTGGAATTGGGCAGGGAACTGGCTTCGATAGCCTCTGTTTTTCATCAATCCGATACTGTTGACGGCTACCTGCTGACGGTGAATAAACAATTTGTTGAACACCGGGGCTGGATTTTGGGTATGGCCATGTTGAACCGACCGGCTGATTGGTCTGCTTTTTCAGATAGAGTAATTATGGTCAATACCTTGCCTGAGCGGTTTGCCTATCTCGGGAGTGAACAGAAGGAGCAGCATCGTCTCCAGACCTTTCTGCATCGCTTTGTTTTTCCGAAAAACATGTTCTACCTGATACATGATCGACCGTTGGTCGATGTTGCTGGCAGACATCTGGGCAGCCTGATCTTTGTTCATGACGAATTAAAAGAACTTCTGCTTGCCCGGCGGATGAATAATTTTTTTCTGCTTACTCTGCTGGGCTTGGCAGTCCTGCTGCTGATTGTTTATTACCATGTGCTGCGCAGAGCGGAACTCCAGCTGGTGGAGTCCGGAGCTATCCTGGAGGAAAGCCGTCAGCAGCTGGCACTTGCTCTGGAAGTGGCTGATTTGGGCATGTGGGATTGGCGACCGCAACAGGGTGATGTCGTCTATACCAACGATATTTTTTTCACCATGCTGGGATATCCGGCAGAAAATTTGCCGTTCAAGATGGAACGATGGCTAGAATTGATCCACCCTGATGATCTTGGCGGGGTCTTGACTGTGCGTCGGCTTTTTCTTGACAGCGATGATAGTTGCTATTGTAGGGAATATCGGGTGCGCACCGTTAACGGACAATGGAAATGGATCCGAGATGTGGGGCGCGTGGTCAGTCGTAATCGTCTAGGGGGGGCAGAGCGTTTCATGGGGGTACATATCGACATCACCCAGAGAAAGGAGGCTGAAGCCCAGATGCAGGGTAATTATGAACGACTGATTACCTTTATGGAGACCTTGCCTGATGCTGCTTTTCTCAAGGACGGGGAAGGGCGTTGGCAGTTGACCAACTGGACAGCACGGGACCTGTTTAAAATTGAAGGATTTTCCTGGCAGGGCAGGACTGATGCTGAGCTTGCTGAAGCACGACCTGATTGGGCAACGGCTCATCTTGCCTGTATTGTCAGTGACCGGGAAGCGTGGCAGGCAAAAAAAATGTTTATCGAGTATGAGGAGGTCCGAGGGGAAGATGAACAGGAGCGGGTTTTCGAGGTCAGAAAGATGCCGCTGTTTTTTCCTGACGGACGCCGCAGAGCTTTAGTCATCATCGGGCGTGATATTACCACCGAGAGATTGGCTGAGAAAAAATTGAAAAAGAGTGAGCAATTCCTGGCCCAGACCCAGCAGATAGCGGGGCTCGGTAGTTGGCGTCAGTATTTTCCCGGTAACAGGCAGGAATGGTCGCCGGAGATGTATGCTCTTCTAGAGCTTGAATCAGTAGGCACCGAGGCATCCTTAGCCTCGTTTCTTGAAGTCGTGCATCCCGATGACCGGCAGCTGGTCAGCGATACTTATATACAAGCCATCCGAAGTAGGGCGTCCTTCAGTATAGAGCACAGGCTGTTGATGAAAGACGGACGGGTGAAATATGTGCTTGAACGAGGTGAGGTCGAGTATGACGATGAGGGCCATCCCTTGCAGTCCATCGGTTCGGTACTGGATATCACTGCGCGGAAGAGAATAGAGCAGGAGCTTATTGAGGCACAGCAGCATGCCGAAGCGGCCAGTCAGGCAAAATCAAAATTTCTTGCCAATATGAGTCATGAGCTTCGTACTCCGATGAACGCTATTATCGGAATGTCGAAACTCGCCCTTGAGACAGAGTTGACAGATGAGCAGAGGAATTATATCGATAAAGCGCATTGTTCTGCTGGATTACTGCTTGGTATTCTCAATGATATTTTAGATTTTTCCAAGATTGAGGCTGGCAAGATGAGTTTGGAGATTATTAACTATCAGCTCCATGCCGTGTTTGAAAATTTACATAACCTTATCGGATTAAAGGCAGCCGAAAAAGGTCTGTTTTTGCATATTGATATTGCTGATAATGTCCCTGATGCCTTGCAGGGGGATCCCCTGCGTCTTGGTCAGATCCTGGTTAATCTGGTCAATAATGCGATTAAATTCACGGAAAAGGGGAGTGTCGCTGTCTCCGTTGAATTGATAGAGCGGACAGAAAACCAGGTGGCCCTTCATTTCAGTGTAACAGATACCGGCATCGGTATGACCCCGGATCAGCAGAACAGGCTGTTTCAGCTTTTCAGTCAGGCTGACAGCTCTATTACCCGTAAATATGGCGGTACCGGATTGGGGCTGTCCATTTGCAAACGCCTGGTCGAAATGATGGGCGGAAAGATCTGGGCCGAGAGTGCGCACGGTCAGGGATCGAGTTTTCATTTTATCCTGCCCCAGCAGATCGGCAATGTCCTTGCTTCTCTTGAGGAGAGATCTGGAGTGGCAGAGGATCTCAGCCGATTGCACGGGATTAAAATTTTACTGGTAGAAGATAATGATATCAATCAGGAGCTTGCCGAGCTTATGCTGAGCCGCCAAGGCATGGAGGTGACTGTTGCTGGCAACGGTGAAGAGGCCTTGTCCGCCCTTGGCCAGCAGGAGTTCGACGGCGTGCTTATGGATATTCAGATGCCAGTTATGGACGGATACACAGCCTGCGTAGAGATACGCAAGGACCCCCGGTATAAGGATCTGCCCATTATCGCCCTGACAGCAAATGTCATGGCCGGTGATCGGGAGAAGAGCAGGAAGGCCGGGATGAACGGGCATATCGGTAAGCCATTTCGGGAAGAGGAGATGTTTGCCACCATGGTGCGCCTGATTCGACCGGAGACGCCTCCGCCTGTCAGGGAGCGGAAGCAGGATGAGAAAGAGACGGTGAAGACATTTACCGGAAAGGAGCCGATGAGTTTCTTTGGTCTTGCAGGTATTGAGGCTGGGAAAGGAATGAAAAATACCATGAACGATCCTGAGATTTATCGGCAGGTCTTGCTGCTCTTTCGTAAAGACCAGGGCGATTTTTCCCGGCAGTTTCAAGAGTCACTCACTGGGGATGATCCTCAGGCCCCGACCCGATTAGCACATACCTTGAAGGGGATAGCTGGAACTGTGGGCGCAACACAGCTTCAGGAAGAGGCTTTGCGATTAGAGATCCTTTGCAGTGAGGCTGGACCGGAGGAGGCAAGGGAAGAGCAGTTCCGCAGGGTCACCAAGGGATTAGATGCGGTTTTTGTGGAACTGGATCGTTTTTTTGGTTGA